One genomic segment of Thermodesulfobacterium sp. TA1 includes these proteins:
- a CDS encoding ACT domain-containing protein — MYKVEIISIFVENKPGKLEKITKLLAEAQINILGFSITDARDFGIIKFLVDKPQEAYELFKNHGFVVALNPALGIEMKDQPGGLYEVVKFISSKGINIENALVYVAESREKAYFIFEVEDFEEALKKLKDNGFNLLKLV, encoded by the coding sequence TCTATTTTTGTAGAAAATAAACCTGGTAAGCTTGAAAAAATAACCAAACTACTGGCAGAAGCCCAGATAAACATTCTTGGTTTTTCTATCACCGATGCCAGAGATTTTGGGATTATAAAGTTTTTGGTAGATAAACCTCAAGAGGCTTACGAACTTTTTAAAAACCATGGCTTTGTGGTAGCTTTAAATCCTGCGTTAGGTATAGAGATGAAAGACCAGCCAGGCGGGCTTTATGAAGTAGTAAAGTTTATCTCGTCTAAAGGAATAAATATAGAAAACGCCTTGGTATATGTGGCAGAAAGTAGAGAAAAAGCTTATTTTATCTTTGAGGTAGAAGACTTTGAGGAGGCCCTGAAGAAATTAAAAGATAATGGGTTTAATCTTTTAAAATTAGTTTAA